The Desulfotomaculum sp. genome window below encodes:
- a CDS encoding periplasmic-binding protein-like II family lipoprotein: MKKRGCVVLIFVCILALMAGCASKKTEQKEATVQDKDKDYVVQLGYYNCDHMTAACIAKDAGIFKQLGLNVNVTGNGHVPEAMAAGKMDVGYIGTEGLMRAYLKGSPIFVAANNHLGGSYYLVAANEIKDADGLIGKKVALGSDPEKNNSSWIRIANDAGIPAAGSKYEVYDMELKDRFLSLKSGKIAGYLTCDPWGSMAEYDKCGHIVQALGKLPDGDWGSCCVFSMNKNFAENHPELAQKMILAHAKALEYIYTNPVSAAKIFAANYFVPEEVAMMTVYKKTVGEGRTLTWKVDPKNFADEINYDLGVKTLDKAPKVEEFIQTKLLDECGVDDFDQFIKEKVDPVFPLGMTYEQWKQKAVDLAGKAA, from the coding sequence ATGAAAAAGCGAGGATGTGTTGTTTTAATTTTTGTGTGTATTCTGGCTCTTATGGCGGGATGCGCAAGCAAGAAAACAGAGCAGAAAGAAGCGACCGTACAGGACAAAGACAAAGACTATGTTGTCCAGCTTGGTTATTATAACTGTGACCATATGACTGCCGCATGCATAGCCAAGGACGCGGGCATTTTTAAACAGCTTGGGTTAAACGTAAACGTAACCGGCAACGGTCACGTCCCGGAAGCTATGGCTGCCGGTAAGATGGATGTGGGTTATATCGGCACTGAAGGTCTGATGAGGGCGTACTTGAAAGGATCTCCCATTTTTGTGGCGGCTAACAACCATCTGGGGGGGTCATATTACCTTGTTGCCGCAAACGAAATCAAGGATGCCGACGGCCTGATAGGTAAAAAAGTGGCCCTGGGGTCGGATCCGGAAAAGAACAATTCGTCTTGGATTAGGATTGCCAACGACGCCGGTATACCTGCAGCCGGATCAAAATACGAAGTCTATGATATGGAATTGAAAGACAGATTTTTAAGCCTGAAATCCGGGAAAATTGCCGGTTATCTCACCTGTGACCCATGGGGTTCGATGGCTGAATACGATAAGTGCGGCCATATTGTCCAGGCGCTGGGAAAATTGCCGGACGGGGACTGGGGCTCCTGCTGTGTATTTTCAATGAACAAGAATTTTGCCGAAAATCACCCCGAACTGGCCCAAAAAATGATCCTGGCCCATGCAAAGGCGCTGGAGTATATTTATACCAATCCTGTCAGCGCAGCGAAGATTTTCGCAGCCAACTACTTTGTGCCCGAAGAAGTAGCAATGATGACCGTTTACAAAAAGACTGTCGGCGAGGGAAGGACTCTTACGTGGAAAGTCGATCCCAAAAATTTTGCTGACGAGATAAATTATGATTTGGGAGTTAAAACTCTGGACAAAGCCCCGAAAGTTGAAGAGTTTATTCAAACAAAGCTTTTAGATGAGTGTGGTGTGGACGATTTTGACCAGTTTATCAAGGAAAAAGTCGACCCTGTTTTCCCGCTTGGGATGACCTATGAGCAGTGGAAACAAAAAGCTGTCGATCTGGCAGGGAAGGCAGCGTAA
- a CDS encoding ABC transporter permease produces the protein MIAAIYLIWQLAADHYHSDILLPAPWKTALALFSAVHDPEVIKNLIITLRRVLTGFGFALIAGIPIGLLMGYSRTAMQLLDPFIGSIRQVPIMAWVPLTIVWFGLGDGPTVFLIAFSGVFPIILNTIAGVRNISRDYYNAAHSMGAGPLTIFTNVIVPCSLPDILTGGRIAVGLGWMSVI, from the coding sequence ATAATAGCTGCGATTTATCTTATCTGGCAGCTGGCCGCTGACCACTACCACAGCGACATTTTGCTGCCCGCCCCCTGGAAAACGGCCCTGGCTTTATTTTCAGCCGTTCATGATCCGGAAGTGATTAAAAATCTAATCATAACATTAAGAAGAGTTTTGACGGGTTTTGGGTTTGCTCTTATTGCAGGGATACCCATAGGACTTTTAATGGGCTATTCCAGGACTGCGATGCAGCTTTTAGATCCATTTATTGGTTCAATAAGGCAGGTTCCAATAATGGCCTGGGTCCCGCTGACTATTGTCTGGTTTGGCCTGGGCGATGGTCCGACAGTATTCCTGATTGCTTTTTCGGGTGTTTTTCCCATCATTTTGAATACAATCGCCGGGGTGCGGAATATCTCCAGGGATTATTACAATGCTGCTCACAGTATGGGTGCCGGTCCGTTGACTATTTTTACCAATGTTATTGTGCCGTGTTCTCTGCCTGATATTCTGACCGGCGGCAGGATTGCCGTCGGTTTGGGGTGGATGTCTGTAATATGA
- a CDS encoding nitrate ABC transporter substrate-binding protein: MVEAQTRMQTDILMALMIMAALVGYGIDRLILALERAITKWRFVH, encoded by the coding sequence ATGGTAGAAGCTCAGACAAGAATGCAAACAGATATTTTAATGGCGTTAATGATTATGGCGGCTCTCGTGGGGTATGGTATAGATAGGCTGATCCTGGCTTTAGAGAGGGCAATAACTAAATGGAGGTTTGTCCATTAG
- a CDS encoding ABC transporter ATP-binding protein, which produces MELKVEKISKVFHNNRNSNTVLKEVSFTVRESQFVTLLGPSGCGKTTLLTIIAGFQKASGGRILLNGQVVQKSGPDRGFVFQDYALFPWMTVRENILFPMKQKGFPKKEREERLKELLVMAQLEGVERLYPSQLSGGMKQRTAFVRALAGRPEVLLMDEPLGAVDFQMRKALQEELEALWSKNKTTVLMVTHDVDEAVYLSDRVIVLSACEGRIVKDLAIAMDRPRDRQLKEYLYNKGLLEDFLKRN; this is translated from the coding sequence GTGGAGCTTAAGGTCGAGAAGATCAGCAAAGTGTTCCATAACAACAGGAATAGCAACACAGTCCTGAAAGAAGTCAGTTTCACTGTGCGGGAGAGTCAGTTTGTCACCCTTTTGGGCCCGTCCGGGTGCGGGAAAACAACCCTTTTAACTATCATAGCCGGTTTCCAGAAAGCTTCCGGAGGAAGGATTCTGTTAAATGGACAGGTTGTGCAAAAATCCGGGCCGGACAGGGGTTTTGTCTTTCAGGATTACGCTTTGTTTCCCTGGATGACTGTCAGGGAAAATATACTGTTTCCTATGAAACAAAAAGGATTTCCCAAAAAAGAGCGTGAGGAGCGTTTGAAGGAGCTTCTGGTTATGGCGCAGCTTGAAGGTGTAGAACGGCTGTATCCCAGCCAGCTTTCCGGCGGTATGAAGCAGCGGACGGCTTTTGTCAGGGCGTTGGCCGGCAGGCCGGAGGTGCTGTTGATGGATGAACCGCTTGGAGCGGTTGATTTTCAAATGAGAAAAGCGCTTCAGGAGGAACTGGAAGCCCTGTGGAGCAAGAATAAGACAACCGTATTGATGGTAACTCACGATGTTGATGAGGCTGTCTACCTCAGCGATCGTGTAATAGTTCTTTCCGCCTGCGAGGGGAGGATCGTAAAGGATCTGGCTATTGCGATGGACAGGCCCCGGGACAGGCAGTTGAAAGAGTATCTTTACAACAAAGGACTTTTAGAGGATTTTCTTAAAAGAAATTGA
- a CDS encoding sulfur reduction protein DsrE produces MKVAYVFTSTNSQKILDKMIIPQLENQRHGADVVGMFFFMDNTFFLVQGTEMGERLQGLHEATGMLLMACDQCAIERHIDDRLIPGAMIGCFPNLYAALSQVELDQVITL; encoded by the coding sequence ATGAAAGTTGCTTATGTTTTCACTTCAACGAACTCTCAAAAAATATTGGACAAAATGATTATACCCCAGCTTGAGAATCAAAGGCATGGAGCGGATGTAGTGGGTATGTTTTTCTTTATGGATAATACCTTCTTTCTCGTACAGGGAACTGAAATGGGAGAAAGGCTTCAGGGACTGCACGAAGCCACCGGAATGCTTTTAATGGCCTGTGATCAATGCGCCATAGAAAGGCATATCGACGATAGGCTTATACCAGGAGCCATGATTGGCTGTTTCCCCAACCTGTATGCCGCCCTGAGTCAGGTTGAGCTGGACCAGGTAATCACACTTTAA